The genomic interval GCTTTTTCCGTGCCAAACCGCGCTTGCCATTGCAAAAGGTTCGTCGCTTCAGCTTTCATCTCAGATATCCTTTATCTATGTCTAACAAATAGTTGGAGCTTGTTTGCTGAGAATCGTTCAGAGGCATGTATAAAAATGACTACGGGTGACCGGTTTCTAGATCCACGGTTCTCCAAGCAGGATGATTTTTAAGCAGCGTCCGCAGGCGGAGCCTGATCCTGAGGTAGCTTTGCCATTCATGAGGTTGCGGGGTATCCTCCGACTGAGGAATAGCCGCAGGAGGCTGTAAGTGGGCGTTGCTGGACTCTGCTATCGGACTGCCCTATTCGTGGTCTCAAAATCCCTCGAGGGGCTACGAAAAGCTGGGAAGAGAGCAAAAATAGCTGCGCCTGCGCCTGTTTCTCGAGATTTTTTGCTCGAATTTCCCGATCAAAAGGGATTTCTCAATAATTTTCGGTGCCCTCTCAACCTCTAGTCCAACTTTTGGAGGCCCATTCAGACGCAGACCTAGGTGCTTCCCCTGATTCAGGACGGGAGTGTTGGGCAACGCTATCAGCCGCTTCTCCTTCCGCATACCGGACATTCTGCTTCAAGTAGATAGCCGAACCAAATGCCTTGACAATAGCTGCACCAATGTCCGTGAAAACCCACCCCGACACGGGAACCTGCGGCCAGGTGGCGGGCCATGGGTGAGTAGCCCAACTCCCGAAACGGCTGAGCTATGCTCGAATCTGGTGTACGGGAGGTCTACAACTAGCTTGAGGAGGGTGGCGCACTGTTGCTAGAAAAGGGTTTCTGGATCCGATTCGCAACGAATGAGGAGTGCGCCATGCAAGAGAGTACTGGTTTCGACGGAGGAATGGGAGAGTTGGGCCTGAACATCGAGGGCTTATTGCGGCGGTCCGCGCGCCAGCTGATCCAACAGGCCATCGAGGGCGAGGTGCAGGTGCTGCTGGAGGAGTATGCCGCGGTACGCATGGTCGATGGTCGCCGGGCCGTCGTGCGGAATGGATATCTGCCGGAGCGGGAGATCCTGACAGCGGTCGGCCCCGTGCCTGTACAGGTCCCCAAGGTGCGAGACCGCTCCGGTTCGGGCGTGGTCTTCCGTTCTTCCCTGGTACCGCCCTACGTGCGCAAGTCGCGGACCGTGGCCGCAGCGCTCCCCTGGTTGTACCTGCACGGGGTATCGTCGGGACGGATGCACGAGGCGCTGTCTGTTCTCCTGGGCGAGGAGGCCAAGGGGCTTTCTCCGGCCGTGCTGGGACGCTTGAAAGTCGAATGGGCGCAAGAGCATGCCCAATGGCAGCGCCGGTCTCTACAGGGAAAACGCTACGCCTATTGGTGGGCCGACGGGGTCTATACCCAGCTGCGGGCGGAGGACGATCCCCGGATGTGTCTCTTGGTCATTATTGGCGTGACGGCCGAGGGCAAGAAGGAGGTCGTGGCGGTCACCGACGGTTTACGGGAGTCCAAAGCCTCCTGGCTAGAGATCCTGCGGGACTTGCGCGACCGCGGGCTGCAGGAGGCGCCACTACTGGCCATAGGAGATGGGGCGATGGGTTTCTGGGCCGCCCTGGACGAGATTTACCCACAAACCCGTCATCAGCGCTGTTGGGTGCACAAGACGGCCAACATCCTCAACGAGCTACCGAAGCGCCTTCAGGGGAAAGCCAAGGCCGCCCTGCAGGCGATCTGGATGGCCGACACCCGTGAAGCTGCGGAGAAAGCCTGGCAAGCCTTCGTGCGGGACTACCAGGCCAAATATCCCAGAGCGGTCGCAAAGCTCGAGAAGGACCGGGACGTGCTGCTGACCTTCTTCGACTTCCCGGCAGAGCACTGGCGGCATATCCGCAGCAGCAACGCCATCGAATCGACCTTCGCCACCGTACGGCAACGCAGCAGCCGCACTAAAAACTGTGTCTCTCGAGCCACTTTCCTTGGCCTGAGCTACAAGCTCATCCAGCAGGCAGAGAGACACTGGCGCGGGATTCAGCATCCGGAAAGACTGCGCGAGCTCTTTGCCGGGGTGACATTTGTCGATGGGATGCCTGCCAACGAAACCCGGCTGGATCCTCAACAGGACGCCGCCTGAATCGTGTTAGCAAATGCTCATACACCAATCTTGACCATAGCTCGAAACGGCTTCGTCTCTTGATATCCCTTTGTTCGCAGAGAAATGACATTACATGCAGATACCTTCTTCTCTCTTTTCATCGGAGCAACCTCCAAGATTGTCATGGCAACCACTATGGCAACATCATAGTCGCTCTGTCGTAGTAGTTCCATGCATTGAATACGTCCGCCGTCTTTGGCTCCCGGGTTGATGGAGCACCCGGAAGAACCCAGCCAGCGGGTTTCGTACGAGATCATCTACCGGTACATCTATGCGCACCCGGCGAGTGAACTCAAGAAGCTGCTGGTGGAATCCTTGCGACAAGGCCACCAGAAACGCCGTCCACGCAGCCGGGGCAAGGACCGTCGTGCTGGACTTCGGAACCTGCGTTCCATCCGTGAGCGGCCACAAGAGGCACAGGCTCGGGAGATTCCTGGCCACTGGGAGGGAGACCTCATCAAAGGTGCCTACAATGGGAGTGCCATTGGTACCCTGGTAGACCGTAGCACCCGTTTCGTTATCCTGGCCAGGGTGGACGACTTCACGGCCGAGGCTGTGCTGGAGGGCTTCACCAGACGCCTGCGTACCTTACCAAAGGCGCTGCGCAAGACCTTGACATACGACCAGGGCAAGGAGATGGCGCGACGTAAGCGGTCGCTACGCGGCGTTCTTCAGTGACGGCCGCGGATGCGATACAAATCCGATCGTAGGGGATTTGGGGCGAAGCGTTCTTTCCACCATCTCGGGGTAAGTTGGGCCACATCCTTGGCGGGGTGTGTGGCAACGCGCTGCAGCACGTCGACGAGGTAGTCGTAGGGATCGATGCCCTGGAGGCGACAGGTGCTGAGGAGGTTTTGGACGATGCCGAGATGCTCGGCCCCTAATTCCGTCCAACAGAACAGCCAATTTTTCCTTCCCACGGCAATGGGTCGAATCTGTCGTTCGATGGCGTTGGTGTGTGTGCCTTTCTAAGGCACGGTTGTTCCGTCGGTAGCCAATCCGACCCGGCTAACTCTCGCTCCAGCCGGAAGCACTTGGGGCGGTCCAGGAGGTAACAAATGGGCTGAAGCACTCCAAGAATGAGCCTCAATAGGAGGTCAGCGGACCCTGCGGGCCGCAACGTGAGTAAACACTGAGCAGGCCTCGAAAAATCGTTGCAGAAGCCGACCCGCCACACTAACGGGGAAGGCCGTGGTTCCTTGGGAAGCGAGCGGGAAATGCACTAAGGGATTCTGCCGGGGTAGTGGTGGCAGCACGCAGGGTAAAGAGCAGCTGTGCAACAAGGGAAGTCCGCCTGGGTTCCCCACTGGTAATGAGGAAACGTTGGCCCCGTGAGGGGCGGGAACGGCCCAGCGGATGGCGGATGGGCCCGCAGTAGCGACGAATCCTGGTAACGCGGGTGGAGCGAAGGGGCCCTGTTCTGGAAGAGGTGCAACAAGTGGCAAGAGCAGGAAGATTGGCCAGTGGCCTAGGAACTTCTAGTAACGCCGTTCAGACGCTACAGACGGCACTACAGGCGAAAGCCAAGGCAGAACCGACCTTTCGGTTCTACAGCCTCTGGGACAAGATCTTTCGTCAGGACGTCCTTCGGGAGGCCTACCGTCGCTGCCGTGCAAACCACGGCGCGCCGGGGGTCGATGGAGTCAGTTTTGCGCAGATCGAGGAAAGAGGTGCGGAATCGTGGCTGGGAGAGGTACGGCAGGAGCGGATAGACGGGAACTACCGTCCGACAGCGAAAGGCCAAGCCAAGGAAAAGAACGCCGTCCGGCGATCGCTTACGCGCGACACAAAGAGCTGGAGAAGCGAACCCACCTGCGGGAGTACTATGCCGACCCGCATGGGCCCTAGTAGCGGCCTACGAATGAAAACACCAATGGCCTGCTGCGTCAGCACATCCCGAAGGATACGGACATATCGGTATCCTCCCAGCGGCGTTTGACCAACGTGGCAGAGGAACCGAATAATTGTCCCAGAAAATCTATGGGGCTTCGAAAACCAGCCGAAGTTATTGCCTTGAAAATAATAGAGTTAACTAGCGGTGGTGCGCGTCAGAATTGAAACCGCTAACCCAAACCCTGCGGCTACCAAACCAACACGAAATACATCAATATGGCTTATCAGATCTTTGGTAAGCTGGATCTCAGACACCCACATGAAACGCCGAGTAACCTGATTAATTATCTAGCTCGGGATATTATACCTCTTTATTTTATTTGCCAGCCCAACCCGTGACAAACCAAGATAGTTGGCTGCTTTGCTCTGGTTCCCGTGGAATCGAGATAACGCAGATGAAACCAACGTTTTTTCCAGGGATTCCACTTGCTCTTTTAGGGATCCCGATAATTCGGACGTTGAGATGACCCGATTGTGCTCGATGTTATTACGAATGGCGGCAGAGAGTTGCTGGGGGCCAATTGGCTCACCATTTGGAGTTAGAGCAATTGCTCTGCGCACTTCGTTTTCCAATTCTCTAACATTTCCAGGGAATGCATAATCGCGCAGCATTTCTTGTGCTGCGTTCTCGAAGCCTACATATTTTTTCCCAAGAGAGGCGGCGAATGATCGTGCGAAGTGTTCGGCTAGCATCAGTATATCGGCAGGTCGTTCGCGTAAGGGTGGAATCTTTATTTCTATTCCTTTAAGTCGATAGTAGAGATCTTTCCTAAATTTCCCTTGATCTACCAGGATTTCTAACGATACATTGGTGACCGCGATCACGCGGACATCCGCTTTATGAGCGCGATCGCTCCCTACTGGCTTGATTTCTCCTGATTGTAAAAAACGTAGTAAACTTGCTTGTAGATGTTCGGTCATACCTTCAATTTCATCGAGCAATACCGTCCCGCCATCGGCAGCAGAAAAGAGTCCCAAACGATCACTGATAGCCCCTGTGAATGCGCCACGGCGATGGCCAAAAAGCTCAGAATGGAGTAATTCCGGGGGGATGGAGCTACAGTTTTCCGCAATAAATGCTTGGCTTTGCCGTCTACTATGGTAGTGGATACCACGCGCAAGCAGCTCCTTTCCGGTTCCAGTCTCACCGTATATCAGCACTGGAAGGTCAGTTGCTGCTGCCTGTTTGGCCAGATTACAAACATCCGCCATTGCTCGACTACAGTAGAACAGATCGCTGAATTTTTCTTGCGGATTGGACTCATCCGAATCCGTGATGTTAATATTCCCGGATTTTAGCAGTAACTCATGGCTTAAGCGTCGATAAGAGCTTGCTAGTTCGTTATATTCAACTGCACGTTTAAGGCTGATGGCGACGAGATCCGGAATAAGCGGTTTGCGTAGATATTCATATACCGCCGCGACATAAAGCGCATCGTGGATGGATCGTGAGTCGGCAGCCATTCCAGATAAAAACCGAAGTGTTGCAGGCTGCTTTGTGCGCAGGGCAAAGAGGCATTCACTTCCCGTCATGTCGGGCAATTCTTCATTGCAAATAACCGCATCGACATGTCGTGTCGCTATGATTTGTAGAGCAGATGCCGCGTCATTGGCGACGACACACTCGTAGTGTGCTGACAGCTGCAACGACAGGTTCCGCGCCTCTTGGTCATCGGGGAAGACCAACAAGAGTACGGGAGAAAGGGGGAGGATAGGAGTCATCACCGTTCCGACTGTAAAGACTGTTTGCAAACATCATAGCAACTTTCTTTGCTGCAAGGCAAGAAGACGGGCGGATGAGCAGATGTAGCTCATAAGAAACAGATAGTTACAATATGGTATCGTTCTTGCATTACCAGTTGGGCACACCAATGGTGGTGATTGCGTCGATAAGGAGGACTTCCCATGGCAAACCTTCTCTGGCTTCAGGGTGGTGCCTGTTCTGGAAACACCATGTCGTTCCTAAATGCCGAAGAGCCTAGCGCCTGCGACCTGGTAACCGATTTTGGTATCAATGTGCTTTGGCAGCCGTCGCTTGGAATGGAATTGGGCGACAACGTGCAAAAGATTTTGCGCGATTGTGTCTCCGGGGCTATTCCGCTTGATATCTTTGTTTTCGAGGGTACGGTGGTCAATGCACCTAACGGGACGGGAACTTGGAATCGTTTCGCAGGTCGGCCTATGAAAGAATGGGTCAAGGAACTTGCGGGGGCTGCTCAGTATGTTGTAGCACTTGGTGACTGTGCCACATGGGGTGGTATTCCGGCGACGGCACCTAACCCTAGTGATTCTCAGGGGTTACAGTTCCTAAAGAAGGCGCATGGGGGATTTCTGGGCGCCAATTACCGCAGCAAGGCGGGTCTCCCGGTCATCAACATCCCTGGCTGCCCCGCTCACCCTGATTGGGTTACTCAAGTATTGGTTGCGGTGGCAACAGGTCGAGCCGGAGAATTGGCCCTAGACGACTTGCAACGGCCAAAGACGTTTTTCAAGAGCTTTACTCAGACCGGTTGTACTCGCAATATGCATTTCGCCTATAAGGTATCGGCGACAGAGTTTGGGCAACGCAAAGGATGCTTGTTCTACGACCTGGGGTGCCGAGGCCCGATGACCCATTCGCCCTGCAATCGTATTTTATGGAATCGACAATCTTCGAAGACGCGGGCTGGTATGCCCTGTCTGGGCTGTACGGAGCCGGAGTTCCCTTTCTTCGACCTCGCACCTGGATCGGTATTCAAGACGCAAACCGTTATGGGTGTGCCGAAGGATCTCCCGGCTGGTGTTGATAAGGGCGCCTATATTAAGCTTACCGCGGCCGCCAAGAGTGCATCTCCGGCTTGGGCTGAGCAAGATATTTTCGTGGTTTGATCTCTGACGGGAGAATGCAATCATGGCAACAGCAGTTGAAACACTAGATATCAGTCCGGTCGGCCGGGTGGAAGGCGATCTCGATGTACGCGTAGATATCCGTGATGGTGTCGTCGTAGAGGCCTACACTCAGGCCGAACTTTTTCGTGGATTTGAGGTAATTCTGCGGGATAAAGATCCACAGGCGGGCTTAGTTGTCACCCCGCGAGCTTGTGGCATCTGCGGTGCGTCCCATCTGACCTGCGCTGCATGGGCTCTAGATACGGCATGGAAAACCCAAGTGCCTCGTAACGCAATCTTGGCACGCAATATTGGGCAGCTGTCCGAGAGTCTGCAGAGTATTCCCCGCCACCACTACGGCCTTTTCATGATCGATGCCGTGAACGAAAACTATCGGCACAGCAAGTACTATGAGGAAGCGGTAAAACGTTATGCGCCATTCACTGGAAAAAGTTATGAAATCGGAGTGACTATTTCTGGTAAGCCGGTAGAAATCTATGCGCTATTCGGAGGGCAGTGGCCACACTCCAGTTATATGGTTCCAGGTGGGGTGATGTGCTCGCCCACGCTTTCGGATATCACACGATCCTGGTCAATCCTTGAATATTTCCGGACAAACTGGCTGGAGCCGGTGTGGCTAGGATGCTCGATGGAGCGCTATGAAGCAATTAAATCCTATGACGACTTCATGGCTTGGCTCGAAGAGCGGCCTGAGCATGCAAATTCGGATTTGGGAATGTATTATGGTATCGGTAAGGACATTGGCCTGACGAAATTTGGCGCGGGTTTGGGGAAATACATTACTTGGGGTTATTTGCCCGACGAGGATCGCTATCAGCGTCCGACGATTGAAACCCGGCAGCAATCTGTGTATATGAAGGCCGGAGTCTACGACGCCAAGACCGACAAGTTCTATCCAGTGGACCAAGGAGTTACTCGCGAATCCACAACCCACGGATGGTACGACGAAGGCGCAGATCCCGTACATCCATTTAACCGCACAACTCGGCCGATGCAGGCGAATAATCGAGATTTTAATGGTGCATACAGCTGGTGTACTGAGGTAGCTCATGAACAGCTTGGCCGTCTTGAAGCTGGTCCGCTATCTCGCGAGTTGATCGCGGGCGGCAACCTTGGTGAGTCTTGGCAACATTCGGATCCCTTGGTGCTGGACATGTACAAGAAGATGGGACCGAGCGTATGGCTTCGGCATTTTGCGCGGATGCACGAAGCGTGCAAGATCTATCGCCGGATCGAACATTGTTTACGGGAATTCCGGCTGGATGAGCCCTTTTACATCAAGCCTAAAGAGCAAGATGGTCAAGGATGGGGAGCGACCGAGGCGATTCGTGGAGCGTTGGCCCATTGGATCGAGATCAAAGGTGGTAAGATCAGCAACTACCAGATTATCGCTCCAACGACGTGGAATGTCGGGCCGCACGACGCTCGTGGCGAGCGCGGGCCAATAGAGGAGGCTTTGATCGGTACGCCGATCNNACGCCAAGACCGGTAAGGAACTAGCGCGATTCCGGACAGCATAGCGGTATCCTGTTCCGTCTTTACGCTCTTGACCCGCATAGCTGGTCAAGAGCGATCAACGGCAAAAAAAAGGACCGCGATCATGAAAGACAACTTTCAAAACGAGGAACGAATCCGAAGGGAAATAGCTCGGTTACTGAAATCTGGACTAAAAACAGAAACGGCGCCGTTTCCAGAAGATAGCGTGGCGTTCGCTGCTATTCTGAGCCGTATTCGAGATGAAGCGGGCAATGATCTTGAAAAGAAACTAATCATAGGTGGCTTTACGAATTATCCAGTAGGAGAGGATAGACAGCGCTGCCAAGAATGTATGTATTATCTAGTGCATCGACGGTGGTGCGATCTTCCGGAGTTGGATGTGCCAGTGGAGCCGGATTGGTGGTGCAGGTTGTGGCGGATCTGACGCGCGATCGAAGATTTGTCGGAGACGCGATGCTTGGTGTAAGTCTAAAAACTGGAGACATTAATGAGCGATGAACCTATGCCTAATAGCGCAGAAGATAGTCGATTGCGGCAGGAAATAGGAGAGCTTCTGCACGCCGGCTTAACGACGGAAGTTGAACCTCGGGCCTATGAATTTGAGTTGATTCAGAGAATTGTGGCAGAACTACAGGACCTGCCCCGATCCGATCTCAGAGGGAAACTTGTGAAAGCTGGATTTACCGCAGAGCCATATCGCGGTGACGAAGGGATAGAAGAGGCTTGTGAAACCTGTATGTATTACCTATCGCAAAGGCGATTTTGTCAGTTACCAGAATTAATGCTACCAGTTGAGCCGAACTGGTCCTGTCGCTTGTGGCGAATATGAAAAGACGTATGGTCATTGGTTGCGGTAATCTATTTCGGCGGGATGACGGGATTGGGATTCACGTCATAGAGCGACTACGTAAGGAGCAGGTTCCGAACGATGTCGAGCTCTTCGATGCTGGAACTTCCGGACTAGAGATCCTTTTCCAGGCTCGTGACTGTCATGAACTAATCATCATTGATGCATGCCGCAGCAAGAGCGAACCGGGTGCTGTATTCAAGGTGCCTGGGAGCGAGCTGCCGCTGTCTTACACACCCACGCTTACCTTGCATGACTTTCGCTGGGATCATGCCTTGTACGCAGGTACGCGTCTATTCGGAGAGAACTTTCCGAAATCCGTCACTGCATTTCTCATAGAAGGAAGTGACTTTGGTTTCGGTGATAACCTCAGTAAGGAGGTTCGTCATGCGCTTCCTATAGTGGTCCAGCAGGTTTTAGCCTTTTTGGTAGCTCCTCAAGAGACTTGCAATGGAAGACTTGACCCAAGTGAAACTTGAACTGCCGCTTCGCCGGGGGTTCCTTCAAATCCCGTTCCAACCTCATCAACACTACCTTGGGGGGTGTGAGGTAGTGGCTTTCCTTTGGTGTGACCCGTGGATTGAATGTATTCCGTTGCACAACGAGGCGGTGGGAGGATTCCTGTTGAAGGTGTGCAACCGAGACGGGGACCGGGCGGTAGATCTTCGTGGCTTTCTCCGCGAATGCATGCTCGATGACTCTGTTGATCAGATATTGTCTTTTTCTTGGAACGCCAATCACGTCGCGTGGCGAACGCGATGGATTTCCGGAACCAAGCGATCGCCGGGCCCGGCGGACAAAAGATAGTTTTCACTATATGCAACCCTAGTTGACACGCGACTTTTCTTCGAGTAACCTTTTACTGAGGGCTTTGTTTTTCAGGACCGGGCGTTACTCATGGGGTGCAACATGCCGGAAACACGAGCAACTACGGACTTCAACTCTGCAATTCGAATAGCGCGGGATCCCCGGATTCCTGCTGGGGAGCGTGCAGAGATGCTGATGGAGATTGCGCTTGGTCTGCAGCGGAGGCCCCACGAACCTACCGATCTGGCCTATGCAAATGATCTTTACAATGAAGCTTTGCAGATCTGTCCGAAGGATGACCGGCTTCTTTATGGCCGCCTTCTGGCCGGCCAGGGCAGCGCGTTAATGGCTATACCAGAAGGTCATGAACTTTTGCAGCAGGCTCTGGAGCGATTCCAGTCGGCAGAGGTGACGCTGCGGGATCTGGCGACACCGGAGGAACTTGCTGAATTGGAGATGAATATAGGCTTGGTTTTGCAGACCTTGGCGGTGGAAGGTAAAGCCCATTTTGCAGATGCTGTTCGTCGCTATCATAGCGCACTTAAGATATTTACTGCGGAAAATCATCCCCGAGAATTTGCGATTATTCAGAACAACATAGCAACCGCTTATCTGTCGATGACCATGGGAGAAGAGGCGGGTAAAATGCGCGAGGCGCTTGCTGTGCAAGCCTACGAAGCGGCTCTCAAAGTCCTTCGATTGGAAGACCATCCTAACGAATATGCTATGCTACAGAATAATCTAGGCAATGCGTTGCAGTATGCGAGCAGCTCCCACCCTGTAGAGAATAATCTCCGAGCGGTGCAGTGCTATGAAGAGGCGCTCAAGGTGCGTACTGCCACCGATCGTCCACTGGAATATGCAAATACGATAAGCAATCTAGCAAATGCGTTAAGTAATTTACCCGACGATTCTGAACGACCAGAACTTGGACAGTCGAAAAATCTTGACCGAGCCCGGTACCTCTATGCTGAGGCGGAAGCGATATTTCGAGAGCACGGTGAAGTAGCTAAAGCTCGGCTGGTAGCCGAAACGCTCCAAGAGATCCGAGAGTATATGTTTGGCGCAGACCGTGTACACTAAGTGAAAGGAGAGTGTCTCTATGTTTATATATCCCTTGAGTTTTTCCGGAATGACCATAGCCTGGATCATGGTTGGCACACTTTTGGGCATGGTTGCGGGCGCTGTATCGGGAATGGTAATTGGGGGAAAAGCCTTGGGAGATTATAAACTAGCAGCAATGATGGGCAGCATGTACTCCACTATGCCCGTGTTACCTGGGATAGTAATCGGCGTTATCGTTTTGGCCATCTGTTAAATCATCTGATTGCCGGAGATCGCAAAAATGTGGGATATGGTTTGGAATTCTGCGGGATTATTCCTTAGGGGAAAACTGTTTAAGGATACGCGGAAGGTCTTGTTGCTACTGCTGGCCAATATCGTCCTTGCCGCGATTCTGACCGTAGCGGTCTATGTGGCTACCAGCTCGTTTGCTTTGGCATGCATTATCGCAGGAGTCATATCCGGGGCACTGCAGCCGTTGTTGTTCGCTAAACTGAAGTACGCTTAGTATGGATGCGCGGCCTCAAAATGCCAACACGTCGCTGTCTGAACCATCCGGACAAGCCCGGGTCGGTGAGATGATCGATTGCCGAGATCTTGACGTAGATCTGGCTCAGATTGGTAGCCTCGAAAAGGTACTGGATGGGTGGGATGAAACCCAGAAGCGCACTGTGAACGCGTTGCTGAACGCGTGGGAGGATGTCTACCGAGAGGCCTTTCGAAGACTAATTCGTAGCCTTCGTGAAAATCCTGAGACGTTGGTCGTGCTACGGGGCGCAGCGCAGGATCCATATCTTTATGCCGTGTTGCGTAGCCTTGGTCTAGTTAAAGCTTCCTTGCAGGAACGTATTGAATCAGCGCTGGATGGTGTGCGGCCAAGTCTCGAAGGGCATGGTGGTAACGTGGAATTGGTGGAAGTGCGCCCTCCAGATACCGTCGTCTTGCGGCTGCTGGGCTCTTGTCACGGTTGCCCGTCCTCTTCACTTACCCTCAGCGAAGGTGTGGAGCGGGCGATTCGAGAAGCCTGTCCAGAGATTGTTCATATTGAAACAGCCAACCAAAATATCACCAAGACAGCGGAACCCTCCTCCGGCATACAATACATTAGTCCCTTCGCGATCACTGGTCGACATCGCTGGGTTTCTCTCTTTCCGCTAAGCGATCTGCCCGTCCGCCAGACGATTTCTCGCGAATTTGGTCGAGAATCCCTAATTTTCTGGAGAAATAAACAAGACGTGGTGCGTTGTTACCGTAATGCTTGCGGACATCTAGGATTGCCGTTAGATGGTGGCGATGTTAATCGCGACGGAGTGCTTACCTGCCCGGCCCATGGCTTCCGCTTCCACTTGGATAGCGGGGAGTGTTTGACGGTACCCGAGATCCAACTTGATGTTCGCGCAGTGCGTGTGCTGAACGGAATGGTTCAGGTGCGGAAGGAGGATTAGGTATGGAGCAGTTCGTATCCTTGCGCCAGAAACACATATCTGCACGGTCAGGAGGTCGTGCCGCAAGCGCGGCTTTTTTGCTCTCGAGTGGTGCGCGAGTTATTCTCGGTGAACAAATGCAGCCGAAGGGTGTTGTAGGTGCTGTTGTGCCTAGTCGGGAAACCCTCTTTGGGCCCAGAGGTGCGGCTGTCACAGCGGACGGCGCTCTTTGGGTATGCGATACAGGTCATCATCGCCTCTTGGGTTGGAATGCGTGCCCGAAGGTAGATGGACAGGGTGCCGATCATATAATTGGACACGCCGATTTTTCTTCGGAAGGGCGTAATGGGCACAGTGATGTAGGTGTGACTACACTTAATGTCCCCACGGGTATAGTCGGTATTGGACAGGGCTTGGCGGTAGCCGACGCTTGGAACCATCGTGTTTTGATCTGGCGAGAAGCACCGCGCAGAACCCAGCAACCGGCTGATTTGGTCCTGGGGCAAGCCGATTTTTCGGGATCAGAGATAAATCGTGGGAATAATCATCCTTCTGCGAATACCTTGTTCTGGCCATACGGGGTGCACTGGGATGGCGAACGCCTTTACGTCGCGGACACCGGGAATCGACGGGTGCTTTGGTGGGACGGATTGCCCGTTAGAAACGGCCAGGCTGCAGACGGTGTGCTCGGCCAGCGTGACTTTGTTTGCCGCGACGAGAACGCCGGTGGTGCTCCCTCCGCTATGAGTATGCGGTGGCCGCACGCAGTCACGCGACTCGGTTCATATTT from Acidithiobacillus caldus ATCC 51756 carries:
- a CDS encoding IS256 family transposase, producing the protein MQESTGFDGGMGELGLNIEGLLRRSARQLIQQAIEGEVQVLLEEYAAVRMVDGRRAVVRNGYLPEREILTAVGPVPVQVPKVRDRSGSGVVFRSSLVPPYVRKSRTVAAALPWLYLHGVSSGRMHEALSVLLGEEAKGLSPAVLGRLKVEWAQEHAQWQRRSLQGKRYAYWWADGVYTQLRAEDDPRMCLLVIIGVTAEGKKEVVAVTDGLRESKASWLEILRDLRDRGLQEAPLLAIGDGAMGFWAALDEIYPQTRHQRCWVHKTANILNELPKRLQGKAKAALQAIWMADTREAAEKAWQAFVRDYQAKYPRAVAKLEKDRDVLLTFFDFPAEHWRHIRSSNAIESTFATVRQRSSRTKNCVSRATFLGLSYKLIQQAERHWRGIQHPERLRELFAGVTFVDGMPANETRLDPQQDAA
- a CDS encoding sigma-54-dependent transcriptional regulator encodes the protein MTPILPLSPVLLLVFPDDQEARNLSLQLSAHYECVVANDAASALQIIATRHVDAVICNEELPDMTGSECLFALRTKQPATLRFLSGMAADSRSIHDALYVAAVYEYLRKPLIPDLVAISLKRAVEYNELASSYRRLSHELLLKSGNINITDSDESNPQEKFSDLFYCSRAMADVCNLAKQAAATDLPVLIYGETGTGKELLARGIHYHSRRQSQAFIAENCSSIPPELLHSELFGHRRGAFTGAISDRLGLFSAADGGTVLLDEIEGMTEHLQASLLRFLQSGEIKPVGSDRAHKADVRVIAVTNVSLEILVDQGKFRKDLYYRLKGIEIKIPPLRERPADILMLAEHFARSFAASLGKKYVGFENAAQEMLRDYAFPGNVRELENEVRRAIALTPNGEPIGPQQLSAAIRNNIEHNRVISTSELSGSLKEQVESLEKTLVSSALSRFHGNQSKAANYLGLSRVGLANKIKRYNIPS
- a CDS encoding NADH-quinone oxidoreductase subunit B family protein; amino-acid sequence: MANLLWLQGGACSGNTMSFLNAEEPSACDLVTDFGINVLWQPSLGMELGDNVQKILRDCVSGAIPLDIFVFEGTVVNAPNGTGTWNRFAGRPMKEWVKELAGAAQYVVALGDCATWGGIPATAPNPSDSQGLQFLKKAHGGFLGANYRSKAGLPVINIPGCPAHPDWVTQVLVAVATGRAGELALDDLQRPKTFFKSFTQTGCTRNMHFAYKVSATEFGQRKGCLFYDLGCRGPMTHSPCNRILWNRQSSKTRAGMPCLGCTEPEFPFFDLAPGSVFKTQTVMGVPKDLPAGVDKGAYIKLTAAAKSASPAWAEQDIFVV
- a CDS encoding nickel-dependent hydrogenase large subunit codes for the protein MATAVETLDISPVGRVEGDLDVRVDIRDGVVVEAYTQAELFRGFEVILRDKDPQAGLVVTPRACGICGASHLTCAAWALDTAWKTQVPRNAILARNIGQLSESLQSIPRHHYGLFMIDAVNENYRHSKYYEEAVKRYAPFTGKSYEIGVTISGKPVEIYALFGGQWPHSSYMVPGGVMCSPTLSDITRSWSILEYFRTNWLEPVWLGCSMERYEAIKSYDDFMAWLEERPEHANSDLGMYYGIGKDIGLTKFGAGLGKYITWGYLPDEDRYQRPTIETRQQSVYMKAGVYDAKTDKFYPVDQGVTRESTTHGWYDEGADPVHPFNRTTRPMQANNRDFNGAYSWCTEVAHEQLGRLEAGPLSRELIAGGNLGESWQHSDPLVLDMYKKMGPSVWLRHFARMHEACKIYRRIEHCLREFRLDEPFYIKPKEQDGQGWGATEAIRGALAHWIEIKGGKISNYQIIAPTTWNVGPHDARGERGPIEEALIGTPIXRQDR
- a CDS encoding hydrogenase maturation protease, encoding MKRRMVIGCGNLFRRDDGIGIHVIERLRKEQVPNDVELFDAGTSGLEILFQARDCHELIIIDACRSKSEPGAVFKVPGSELPLSYTPTLTLHDFRWDHALYAGTRLFGENFPKSVTAFLIEGSDFGFGDNLSKEVRHALPIVVQQVLAFLVAPQETCNGRLDPSET
- a CDS encoding NifU family protein translates to MDARPQNANTSLSEPSGQARVGEMIDCRDLDVDLAQIGSLEKVLDGWDETQKRTVNALLNAWEDVYREAFRRLIRSLRENPETLVVLRGAAQDPYLYAVLRSLGLVKASLQERIESALDGVRPSLEGHGGNVELVEVRPPDTVVLRLLGSCHGCPSSSLTLSEGVERAIREACPEIVHIETANQNITKTAEPSSGIQYISPFAITGRHRWVSLFPLSDLPVRQTISREFGRESLIFWRNKQDVVRCYRNACGHLGLPLDGGDVNRDGVLTCPAHGFRFHLDSGECLTVPEIQLDVRAVRVLNGMVQVRKED